In the Arachis stenosperma cultivar V10309 chromosome 8, arast.V10309.gnm1.PFL2, whole genome shotgun sequence genome, ATAGACTCAATTGTTAATGAGTCGAGTCGTGAGACAAACTCAATTTTTGTGAATTGAGTTTGAGATTTGATTTAACTCGACTCAATTCTAACACTAATaacaaatgaaaaaaataaaaaataaaaataaaacgcAGCAATAGTGCTAATAAAAGAAAGAtgagaatttaaaaaaaaaaagaaagaagataaaGTGCGTAATTTTAGGTGCAAGTTAGATTTGGTGGTAAAAGAACTTAAAGATGTGTAGCGATactgtaataataataatcaaaggtgtttttgtttaaaaatctgaatttctcattctcaacttatgatgATTCATTGAATGGTACAAAACCATTTCAGAAAAGAAAAACCCAAAAATGGAAATGGAATAAAACCAGTAGCTGGTTTCTGGTATTTGATTTGGTGGTGGGGTGAGTGATGACTAATGAGGAgagaataaaacaaaagaaaatagaaaaaacattaaaaataataaagaaattgGCCACTTTGAATGAATGCTCAGATACATTGCACTTGTGTGAATTCATTGTATTATGTGATGTACTCATGTACCTGAATATCAAATCTGTTCCCACTTAGCAATAAAAGCTTTCTCTCCTCTTTTATTTTCACAACCACCCAaacccttctttctttcttcattcactttctctctctcttttttttgccCTATCTCATAGGGTTCTTCTTTTTCCCCAATTCTCTTCCTTGCTCTCTCATGAACCCTTGCCCCCAACAGCAAAACGTCGCCGTTTCACTTGCAGTTACCTTCTCTTTCGTCTTCGTTGTCTTTTTTGCTCTCTTTGGAGGGTTCTTTTGCGGTCAACAGCTTAGATTTCAGTACCTTTCGGGGTTTTTTGAGCTGTGCCCATGTCTCAAGTCTTTGGCTTTTCAGGTAATTTCTTCGATTCAAAGCGTTTCTGGTTCGATTTCGTTTATGGGTATCTCTAGTTTTTTTCTATGTTTATGTTAGGTTATTTTTTGGGGATATTTTAGTGTATGAAAAGAAAATTGAGGCTTTGATTGTTAGTACACGCTTtctcaggctcatatgataacttttttttaatagttgTTTGGTAAAGATGATTTATTGTGTTTTGGATGAGAAAATTCTTGTTAATTATTGGTGGATCTGATAAGAAATGAATAAATTTAGAGTCTGATTATTCTGTGAGATACTTAGGTGATTTATCCTTGAGTTAGATTTTCAGAACTATGTTTTGTATGCCTAAACATCAATTTTGTTAGTAGTTGTTCTTGGTCTTGAGTGAAATTTGGGTTTTCCTTTTGCAATTATTTAGCTGAAGGTGTTACTTTGTGTTATTTTACTTATTACTATTACTATTGTGTCTGCATGTGATCAGTAATTTTGTTGAGAGTTGTCTTTACCCTGGTGTTGACTTGACAAGTCCATAAGATTATTCTGTTTTTGTTGCTTGTTCAATGTTTTCATTCATAGAATAGATACCACATGGTGAATTTTATGTGCAaacattttgttttcttttttcttttctgattTTGTTTGTGTTTGATTTCTCAGGTGGTGACGATTTTTGCACTGGGGGGTCAGTATATGCGAACCCAAAGGATGCTAACATCTTCTTGTCGCTCGGTCGATCAGTTGACTTTTACTACCCTCTTCCTAAGAGGTCTCGCATCAGCGTTTCATTTGATCTCGATGGAGATTGGTTTGAGCAGAAGCAGAAGACATCTATTGAAGCCCTGCCAGATGAGTGCCTCTTTGAGATCCTTAGGAGATTGCCTGCTGGCCAAGCTAGGAGCGCTTGCGCTAACGTGTCAAAGCGCTGGCTTATGCTTTTAAGCAGCATCTCCAATAGTGAGATTTGCAGCAACGCAAATGAAAAGGAGCTTAGTGACAAGGAGGGTGATGATCTGGAATTCGGAGATGAGGGATTCCTCTCCCGGAGCTTGGAAGGAAAGAAGGCTACTGATGTTAGACTCGCTGCCATCGCTGTGGGGACATCACATCGCGGTGGATTGGGTAAACTTTCAATCCGTGGAAGCAACTCAGATCGTGGGGTTACTAATCTTGGTCTCAAGGCAGTTGCTCGTGGATGCCCTTCTCTGAAGGCTTTCTCTCTGTGGAACGTTTCTACTGTTAGTGATGAAGGCTTGATTGAGGTTGCTGAGGGGTGTCAAAAGTTAGAGAAGCTTAACCTTTGCAAGTGCTCCGCAATTTCCGACAAGGCTTTAATTGAAGTCGCAAAGAAGTGCCCAAATCTGACCGAGTTGTCTATTGAGTCTTGCCCTCAAATTGGCAATGAAGGTCTACAGGCTGTGGGAAAGTTGTGTGCCAATCTAAGGTCGGTCTCAATCAAGGATTGCACCGGAGTCGGTGATCAGGGAATAGCTGGCCTGTTAACTTCTGCTTCCGTTGTTCTGAGAAAGGTGAAGCTCGAGTCACTGGCGGCTGTATCTGATCTCTCTCTGGCAGTTATCGGGCACTATGGATTTTCGGTCACAGATCTTGTCCTCAATTGCCTTCCAAATGTTAATGAGAAGGGTTTCTGGGTTATGGCCAATGGTCGTGCGCTTCAGAAACTTACGTCCCTCACAATCGGATCCTGCCGAGGTATAACAGATGCTGCTATTGTAGCTATTGGAAAGGGTTGTCCAAATGTGAGGAGCTTCCATCTCAGCAAGTGTGCATTTCTGTCGGACAACGGGTTGGTATCATTAACCAAGGCAGCTCCATCGATCGAGAGCCTACAATTGGAAGAGTGCCACAGGTTTACCCAATTTGGGTTTTTTGGTATCCTTTTTAACTGTGGTGCAAAATTGAAGGCTCTTAATGTCGTTAGCTGCTATGGAATTAAGGATCTGAATCTGGCACTGCCAGCTGGATCTCCTTGCTCCCTTACCTCAATATCAATCTGTGACTGTCCTGGATTTGGAAATGCTAATCTTGCTGTGCTTGGGAGGCTTTGCCCACGTCTTAAGCATGTCGAATTGAGTGGACTGGCAGGAATAACTGATGCAGGGTTTCTTCCACTGCTTGAGAGCTCTGAGGCTGGTTTGGTTAAAGTTAACCTTAGCGGTTGCCTGAATCTGACTGACGTAGTAGTCATCTCCTTGGCCAATTCACATGGCTGGACTCTTGAGGTGCTCAACCTTGATGGCTGCCGAAACATCACTGACGCCAGCTTAAAGGCAATTGCAGTCAATTGCCCCTTGCTCTCTGATCTCGACGTTTCCAAGTGCGCCATCACTGATGCCGGGGTTGCTGCCCTTGCCCGTGGCAAACAGCTCAATCTGGAGATCCTTTCTCTGTCATGTTGCTCTTCAGTATCAGAGAAGAGCTTGCCTGCGTTTAGGAAACTTGGCAACAGCCTCATCGGACTGAACATCCGGCACTGCAGCGCAATCAGCAGCCGTGCAGTTGGCATGCTTGTTGAACATCTCTGGAGGTGTGACATCCTCTGTTGAACCAAAATCCAAAAAGCCTTGATATCCGGCGTGAAATCGGTGGAAAGTTTTCGAATCTATCTAAATCAGGAAGGTTTTTTTAGACAGCTTCTATAGTTAGTGTTGCACAGTTCTGTTTTTGGGTCAACCAATTATGGGTCTTGgccttcatcatcatcatcatcatcatcatcatcatcatcgccATCCAGTACCGGTTTCCCTTTTTCCAGAGAGAGCAGTCATTTGGTCctttttcctcaaattttttgCAGGTTTTCAAACCTGTTCAAATCTTTTTGGCATCCTAAAAAGATTGGATAGCCACTTTTTAAATGGCTGTGATATCTCTGTGAACATAGTTAACCTGGTTTTCTGGTAGTTTTTAGGTTTATCTTTCTTCCAAAGTGCTGGCACCTGATGTTTTTAGCCATATACATGGCTTTTACATCGGTTTTGCCACCATGCTCGTGTCCTAAGTCCTTGTTCAAAGTTTGTTTCAAATGGTATTTACCAAATTATCTCACATACTTGAACCTTTCAAGTTCTTGATGTGAAAATTTGGTTCTCCCTTTTAGTCCAAGGGGCATGTTGCTTTCTGAAGTGCTGTTATATCATTTTGGTGTGGTTGCTTTTGCACAAAGTTCAGTTATGTGATGAAGCCTTTGTCTTTGAGGGGCTTTGGTCCATGGCAGCAAGTTATTCAGGTTCTGCCATGACAACCTTTAAGGTTGTTTTTTATACCAAGCTCCTATTTTTTGAGGCttcattcttttttctttgaacTTAGTCATTTGTAACACACCTTTGTTATTGTGTAATGATCTCAACTCATATATGCCCTTTGTACTCTCTATgttatttaatgaataaattctTTGTAATATTTATTCCCCCCTTATATATCATCATTCAAGCCAAGTATAAACAAACAAACAACCTTAGGCATAATGTGGAAACTTTTTACTCTTCATAACAAAAATCTTGGTAAGAAATGTTTGGTGGTTCATATATTTCTATTGAGTAAAGGGAATCCACAAAAAggaaacttaaaaaaaaaaaaggaaattacagatttaaaaagatttggtgGGTGCCGCAAAGATTTTGTGCTAACAATTGCCTATACCCTCTATTGTCATGTGATGACTAATTCAATTCCGtgttgcattttgcattctatTTTGGTTCTAACTTCTAAATAAAGATATCTATGGCCATCTGCAACGTAATACTaccatttttataaaataagttTTATCATGGGTCATTTCAActtcattttttctattataaGAATAGTTCACTcatccttttttgtttttttgtcaACACAATTTCTTTAACTGAATTAATTTTAAACAAATCCAATAAAATGGGATTGAATTCACAGTTTAATTCAATTTCCGTCTTCTTTTTATCTCAATGAATATTTATATTGGAAATAATGTTAAGTTTATATTTGAAATTTGAGGAATTGGGTTCCAAAGAAGGGCGCACATGCAGTGTTTTGTGAATTATTGAATGAAGCCATTGGGTTGAACAGTTCACCACTTTACTTAATCTGACAAGTTTCCTTCTCATTTTGTTGCCTACTATTAATATGCTATGCCCCCACCAAGTGGAACACATGCCCCACCCtctaaatatttatattttaataagaTCACTCAATTATATGCTGAGTGTGTTCAACCTGTAATGTTATATAATAGTTTAAAATAATATGTATAAAACTAGACTATTAAAtcagttattatatatatatatatatatatatattataaaagtaaaatatatttttgtttttgaaaatttgtcaaaaattttaaaaatatctttaaatttaatttaattttaattttattctaatatttttttatttgtatcaaatataattttgacagttaaatttttaaaaaattagtttgcTTGTATTAATAATTGTTTTTGTAGAATTGTTGCTGAATTGGTcctaagttttttttttttaaaatatttgatgtaAGTCAAGGATATATTTAATGTAAATCGAAATCTTCTCAAacaaattgaaacaaaataaaatttaggaatattttaaaaaattttaacaaattttaaaaataaaaaatatattttatctttttataaaaaaaattgatttagttactgattttttaatatatgtttaaCATAGTTGAAAATTATAAGAGTCCTATTAGTGGGGACAACGAAAACTTGGCATCTAGAAATTCCAGTTGGTCAGTTATTAGCTGATTATTTTTCCCTCAAATTTATTCAAAATGATAATAGACTTAGGGAGTTAGTCTTGTAAATAACCTGTATGAGAATACCGTAatcaaatattcaaaaatatactttttgaGCATGGAAAATGTTAATTACACCTTACATTAGTCCATTTTAAAAGTTATTGATTGATAGCATGCAAAATGTGTGGAGGGTTTTGATAATATGATAATAAGCACTATTCAACAACTCCATTGATGGGGTTTAGTGGCAAATCTTTGGTGGTTAATTATGACTTATGACTGGTCAAAGATATCCAATGAATGCTCATGAGTCATGTCCATACTTTTAGTTTTATatcattatataattaatttctattTACTCACAATCTTAGCCAATACTAGCATTGCAATTGTAAATAAGTACCAAATTAGGAAGGATAATTTTGCATTATAATAACCGTTCATCATGATTTTTCACTTTACTATAATTTCGTTGGTTGGCAGGAAAACTGTTATCTATTATAGTGCATAGAAATTAATATCCTTTAttatttgcaaaaaaaaaatgtttctttttgtttgtgatagtcattttttaatttattcttgaaTCAATATATTTAAAACATAATTTCTATTTATCTATATAGATCCAATAtgtagataaaaataaataaaaacaaacaaaaaattatcaaaatttatcttatttaatatttattaattattattaaaattaattagtattaaaattaataatattaaataagataaatttacaccgtttgagtttattttttattgagaaAGTATAAGAAGCCAATGGAGTATctgtacaatgtgtataatagGGATTTATGGATGTTCGATTTAGTAGGATATCAGATATTTATTATCCTTGATACCtggatggttattctagataGTATGAGTGTATCGTGTTTGaaaaattagtagtattttattttggatgttcattttttaacttatattaaatcaaataaatagtctattatacacattgtacaaatactCTATTAACTCCATAGTAggattcttttttattatatttctaGTATTGTAGTTCTTTTTATAGTTCATAAGGAATATTATCAACACTAATGCTTAATGACTTTTAGGGAAAAATGGCAGTTTggttatttattaattaattaattagatgtAGTTGAATAGATGGGGCCTCAACCCACAATTATGAGGTGGATTTGGTTCTAATAATAAATTGACCAGCTCCAACTCAACAGAACATTAAGTTTCCAAGTTTAGATACATGAATTTGATTTCGTTTCTGacaattaaaagaattttgcaTTGTTTAAACTTTAAACACTCAACACTCAACAGTCGTACTGGGCCACATGTACTCTATTCACTAAGACACATATAGACCGTAACATAAATTCGACCaacataaaattaattcaaatgacagctacttttttttgtttatttttttatggtatCTTTTAATTCAATAGACAAAAAACTAATCTACCAAAATacgtaaatttaatttttatttaaaaatttattgttaactaataatttattatatatacaaaatataatttaaatttctaacaTTATTTAACCAAATAAATTATCTATTTGaccaactaatttttttttatctttaaatgaCAGGTACTTTTACTCCTTAACAAAGTACTTTATTTTGGATCCGAATTATTCTTTTCTCTAAAAAGAATTAGGTAAATGTTATGGTATCTTTGTGATTGTGcctaatttattaaaaagataaataaataatatttaataaattttaaatattttattttttattttaaatattttattttttatttttaaaaataaattaaataatttaagtaTTATAGTAAAAGACACCGTAGAACTTACCAAAAAATTAATTGGAAACAAGAATGAATATCATGTTTGTGAGGCGGAGATTCTTTTGATGCTGAAGTCCTATCTACATGTATAGCTTTAGAACTTAAACTGACCTAATAATCTTCTGTATATAAAAGAGATTAAGAGGTAATTGGTGTCTATTTACCTTTAACTTCCCACTAAATTATGatttgaatataaaaaaaaaagaagccaccattttatatataaataaaggcTACTTGATAGATATGTTAATGCCTATTATTGAGTCGTTAGTaactttaaaacaaaataacatttttCCCAAGATGTATTCTCTTTAGTTTTTCATTATTCATTGGGTGTTTTTGTGTAATTTCATAATCAAGGTTTATTAGGAATAATAAAGTTTTACGAGCGGTTAACTTTGAtatgttattaattaaaatattttggaCTGTCAATTTCTCAAAAAAATTGTATGTTTTGCAATTATATAAGCATGTGAAATGTAAATGCTTTTCATTTTGTCCAAATAAATCTTATTTTCTCTAAGAATAAATAATTCCTCAAACAACAAATTAACacaattagaaataaaataaagtactaaattggtcAATTACATTTGAGTCtaattctattttgatttttaagaTTTAAAGTATCCTATCgtaaaattaatgttaaataattaacgtCACCGTTCCACTAAACTTTAATGTCCTTCCTTAAATAAGAGGTACAAACTCGAGAGGCACAGAATCAGCGGACCACAAGCCACTAGCATTGGTTCAAGCACATAGAAAACATATTGTCGATAACTCACTTTCTGCGAGAAAATTTGCCGGTGGCGATGAGGACAAGGCCAATCGTCACTTTTATCGTAGGAAACTCTCTCGGCAACCAAAGAGTTTGGTTATATAAGTTTTTCATATCTAAAAATTAACTTTATGACAGGACTATattaaagttaaataattttttttgaatttaaattggacactttaaactttaaaaactaaaatataattagacCTAAATACAGAGgaccaatttaatactttactcTTACAAATATATTTGCTTGGTTTGTGAATATCTtctctatttttcattcttggCGGTTTTTGCTTTCAATATTTCGTAAAAAGAACGTATTTAAGAAAGGGgtgtaagttttttttttttcgtatttTTATTATCCTTTACAAACCTTATTCTAGGTTTTTATTTATCAAGAAAGACTTGTATCGCCCTTATCCGCTCCAAAATTGGCCCAGGCCAGGGTAGCCCAGCCCATCAATAACAACCATAAACCCTAATATGCAGCACAGGGTCAATTGTATATTAGTGGGCTACCCTAAATGTTTTCCCCCACAGGTTCAATTGTATATTTGAGGAGCTTAATTTTAATGCGTATAATACACCTCTAATTAtattcgttttttttttatgatcattcattcaatcaaaataaaaagataattatttttattaatataatattataaaatttaatatacatataaaattattttacacgattaatacattaaaattaaatttatattaaaatattataaaaccAACAGATATAATAGTTAAATGTCTAATTTTATTCCATCCAATCCACAAACAAAACTAGACAATGTTACGTAACCCTAATCTCATATACTTGTATGTTTATTTCTTCCTCTCAACAACAAAATTCAATAActagatttgaattttttctaatttctaTCTTAGATTGTAATTTACCGGCAATAAGCTAACAaagtaaaatgaaaataatgtttaattattttatagttctttataattttatcaaatttataattaaatttttataattatttttaattaaatctttatactatttttaattttataattaagtcctttctattataaaaaatattaaaattaattgaatatttttttataaattaaaaatattcacaattaaaaatctaattagatctttaactacatgttttttagaaaaaatattttgttaattttaatatttttaacataaaaaaacttaattacaaaattaaaaacagtgTTAAGAtctaattagaaaaaaaatttaggaatcTAATtgcaaatttaaaaaaattatagagatcaatagagtaatta is a window encoding:
- the LOC130943529 gene encoding EIN3-binding F-box protein 1-like encodes the protein MSQVFGFSGGDDFCTGGSVYANPKDANIFLSLGRSVDFYYPLPKRSRISVSFDLDGDWFEQKQKTSIEALPDECLFEILRRLPAGQARSACANVSKRWLMLLSSISNSEICSNANEKELSDKEGDDLEFGDEGFLSRSLEGKKATDVRLAAIAVGTSHRGGLGKLSIRGSNSDRGVTNLGLKAVARGCPSLKAFSLWNVSTVSDEGLIEVAEGCQKLEKLNLCKCSAISDKALIEVAKKCPNLTELSIESCPQIGNEGLQAVGKLCANLRSVSIKDCTGVGDQGIAGLLTSASVVLRKVKLESLAAVSDLSLAVIGHYGFSVTDLVLNCLPNVNEKGFWVMANGRALQKLTSLTIGSCRGITDAAIVAIGKGCPNVRSFHLSKCAFLSDNGLVSLTKAAPSIESLQLEECHRFTQFGFFGILFNCGAKLKALNVVSCYGIKDLNLALPAGSPCSLTSISICDCPGFGNANLAVLGRLCPRLKHVELSGLAGITDAGFLPLLESSEAGLVKVNLSGCLNLTDVVVISLANSHGWTLEVLNLDGCRNITDASLKAIAVNCPLLSDLDVSKCAITDAGVAALARGKQLNLEILSLSCCSSVSEKSLPAFRKLGNSLIGLNIRHCSAISSRAVGMLVEHLWRCDILC